GACCGGCCGAACGCAATCGTCCGCGAATTGCTGGACAACGCGGTGGACTCGGGTGCGGATTCTATCGTCACGGAAATAACCGGCGGCGGTATAGACTGTATCCGCGTCGCGGATAACGGCAGCGGAATGACCAAAGAAGACCTTGAAAACTGCGCCCGGCCGCACGCAACGAGTAAAATAACGTCCGAAACGGATCTTATGAATCTTTCGACGCTCGGCTTCCGCGGAGAAGCGCTTTCTTCCATTGCAGCGGTGAGCAGACTGCGCATAACGTCTGCCTGCGAAGGCAGCGCGTGGCGTCTTGAAGCGTCCGTCGTCCGCGATCATCTGATAACTCCCGCAGATCTGCCGCGCGGAACCGTGGTTCAATCGGAAGCATTGTTTGAAAATTTTCCCGCACGCCGGATGTTTTTGAAACGTCCCGCGGCGGAAGCGCTCATGTGCCGCCAAACGTTCGTTGAAAAAGCGCTGCCCCGGACCGATATTTCGTTTCACTTCGTACAGGACGGCAAACGGAAGCTCGACCTGCCCAAGGGGCAGACGCTTGCCGAACGTTTTACCGCGGCGCTCGATCTGCCGGAAAGTCCCGCGCTTTTTTACGAACTGCACGGTTCGGCGGCGCTGTCCGCTGCCGGCGACGCACCGAACGCGGCGGACAATTCCGCGCTCCCCTCAGACAGCGTACCCAACCGCGAAGACGACGCACCGAGCCGCACAGACGGCCGCCGCTGCGACTGGAAATTTACGATCATCATCGGCGAACCGGCCGTATCGCGGCAGGACAAAAAACTGCTGTTCATTTACGTAAACGGCAGACGCATCAACGAATATTCGCTGATGCAGGCGATCGAATACGGCGCGCAAGGATATTTTCCGAACGGAACGCATCCGGCAGCGGCGCTGTTTCTTGAAATGGATCCGGCGCTGGTCGATTTCAACATTCATCCCGCAAAACGGGAAGCGCGATTTAAAGACATTGCGCCGGTACACCGCGCCGTAAGTGCAACCGTCCGCGATTTTTTCAGAAGTCATACGGTTGCGCATCTGGCGGCACAGACCGCCTCGTATTGCCGTATTCAGCCGGAACTGGAAGCACGGCCGGAAACCGTCCCCGCGGACGGTTCGGTGAAAAATTTTTCCGCCGCCTCTGCGGCAGCCGAAAACGCTGCGCCCGCGGCGGATTTTGCGCCGCAGTACGGCGCTCATTCGGGCGATGCGGCACCGTCCGGCGCATCGGACAACCGGCGCCGGTTCTTCCGCGACAGCTTCGGCGAATTGGAAGTACGGCAAAGCGAGCCGGCGTACGCCCTGCCCGGCGACGGATCGGCGGCGACATACGGAACTGCATCGCACGAACCATCGTGTGAACTTCCGCACGACGGCACCGTACACGGCGCGGCAGCAGGATTCGGACACGACACAGCGGCGGCCGGCGTCAGATATATCGGCACCGCACTCGGCGTTTTTCTGGCAGCGGAAAAAGACGGCAACCTGTATCTGATAGATCAACACGCCGCCCACGAACGGATCCTGTACAACGCGTTTATCGCGCAGGCGGGCCGCAAGCAGGCGCTGCTCGTTCCCTACGTGGTGGAAACGGCCGACGCACGGGAAGACGAATATTTGCACTCTATCGGCGAACAGCTCGACCGAGCCGGCTTTGAAGCGGCCGACTGCGGCGGCGGCCGCTGGGAATTCAGCGCAGTACCGATACAATGGAAGGGCACGGAACGGGATCTCGCCGCGGATTTACTTGCCGAACGCATCGCACCGGCCGAACTTATCGCCTCGCTCGCGGCGACCAGTTCCTGCCGGGCGGCGGTCAAGGACGGCGACGTTCTCGACGCGGATTCGGCGCAGCGGCTCGCCGAACAGGCGCTCGCGCTGAGTGATCCGCACTGCCCGCACGGACGGCCGCTGTGGAAAAAAATCAGCAGGGAAGAACTGTTTGCGGCGGTAAAACGCACCTGAGCGGTAAAACGCACGCAGCGCGCACGGCGGCGTATGACCGCGGTTGCCGAAGCCGGATGAACGGCGGCACGATGATTACGGCCGCCGCCGGGCATTGTTTTATTTTAAGCTTGCAAGCAACGCGGCTACTTCGGCAGTCCGGTACGTCGGATTTTTTTCCTGCAAATACACGAGCCATTTTTCGGCTCCGGCCGTATCGTGCAGCGCGGTGTACACCTTCGCCAAATCAAAGCACGCGTCCCAGTTTTTATTATCCGCTTTAACCACTTCAAGATACACGGTCTGCGCGTTGGTGTAATCTTCGGCGCTCGCATAGGCGGCGGCAAGATTCGCGCGCACCGTATTGTTTTTAGAGTCGAGTTTTAACGCTTTCTGAAAATACGTTACCGCGTCGGTATATTTTTTCTGCGCAAGATACGCGTTCGCAAGGTTGTTGTTCGCCTCGAAATTGGAAGGCTCAAGCGCGGCGGCCGATTGCAGCAACGACAGCGCCGTTTCCGTATCACCTGAATCAAGGAAAATAACGCCCAAATTTATCAAAGACCGCACGTGTTTCGGATCCAGCGCGAGCGCTTCGCGATACACGGGAATCGCGCCGGTAACGTCGCCGGAAGCTTCGAGCGTCAGCGCGTAATTATAGACGATGGAAACGTTTTTTCCGTTTCCGGCATAGGCTTTTTTTGCGTATGAAACGGCTTCGGCAGTTTTACCCTGATTGAACAGGACGGTCGACACGTTGTAATTCGTCAGCGCGTCTTCGGGAGAAAGCGCGAGTGCTTTTTTGAAATACGATTCGGCTTCCTTATCGTTTCCGGCGGACGCGTATACGGCGGCCAATTCCCGCAGCGCGTTGCCGTTGGCAGCGTCCAGTTTCAGCACTTCCCGATAGGCGACGACCGCTCCGTTCGTATCGTTTTTCTGCGTCAGAAGCCGCGCCATTTCAAGATACGCTTTATCGTACAGCGGATTGATGGCGGCCGCTTTTCTGAACGCGGCGATCGCATCGTCGCGGCGGCCCAGCGCTTTCAGCGTCATACCCAAATTGTATTGTGCCTGCGGAAAATCCGGTTTGGAGCGGGCGGCCGACTCGAACGACGCGCGCGCTTCGCTGTATTTTTTCAGCGTGTACTGCACTTTTCCCAAATCGTAATAATATAAATAATTGGAGGCATCCGACTGAACCGCCTGCGTATATTCGGACAGCGCCTTGTTCCAATCTTTGGCGGAGGATGCTTGTTTGCCCAAAATGTAATGGGACGGCGCGTCTTTCGCGTTGTACGCCAGTGCATCCTGTGCAAAATCCGCCGCCGATTTCATCAGGGACTTCTGCAAAGCGGCGTCGGTTACCGATTCGGACGCGCTGCTCAGCGCTTCGGCGATTCCGGACAAATTGTCGGCGGCGAACAGTTTCTGCCCGGAAGGCAGCAAGTCTTTTGCCTGATTGAAATAATCGAGCGCCGCGTCGTATTCGCCGATCGAAAGCCGCGCTTTTCCCAATGAAACGGCGTCTTCAACTTTGCCCATCTGCGCTTTCAGCGCGGCGTTTTTTTCGGCAAGTGCTTTTTCTTCTGCCTGCCGTTTGGCTTCCTCGGCTTTGCGCTGCGCGGTTTCTTGGGCAAGCTGCGCCTGCTTCTGTTCTTCGGCTTTACGTTCCGCTTCACGCTGAGCGGCGGCCTGCTCGGCCTGTTGTTTGACCAGTTCGTTCATCGCGGCGGCGCTTTGGGCGGCTGCGTCCAGCGTAGACTGCATCGCTTCTTTCAGTCCGTCGGTATTTATCGTCAAGTCCTGCTTGTAGCGTTCAAAATCCTGCAACGAAGCGCCCGCTTTGAGCGCAATAACTTCATCGATGATATCGAGCGCTTCGCGATCCTGCGCGTCTTTTATCAAAAGCGAATCGAGCAGATTCATCGCCCGATCGTATTCGCCGCGCTCGATATAGCGTTTTGCCAGTGCCAGCGTGTTTTCACGTTCAAGCGCCGCTTCCGATTGGGAATCCTGCACGGAGGTTCCGCGTCCGCCGCCCCGGTTTGCAGAAACGAGCGTATATATGCCAACTCCGCCCGCACCGACAATCAAAACGGCCGCAATGCCGGCAATAACGGCGGCGAGTTTTCTTTTCTTTTTCGCGTTTTTCACTTCCGCCGCGTCGGAATCCGCGGCACTGACCGCAGTATCCGTTCCGTCGTTCCGTTCAGTCAAGTTCCGATTCGTACTCATAGTCTATTACTCCTTCTGTACCGGCGTTCATGTTCGTCGTTTCCGTATCCTGAAGCGAAGCCGCAACTTCTTCCAATAATTTCCGGCGGCGTTCGGCTTCCGCAGCCTGCTCGGCGGCAAGCTGCGCTTCCCGTGCGGCTTTTTCCGCAGCAGCCCGCTCGGCCTCCAGCCGCTGCGCTTCGGCTTTTTCCGCCGCGATCCGTTCGGCTTCTTTTGCCAGCCGAGCTTCTTCTGCTTTCAGACGCTCGGCTTCCTGCGCGAGCCGTTCGGCTTCCTGCGCCTTGAGCGCCAATTCACCCTCGATAGCCGCTATCATCCGTTCCACCGGTTCCCGCTGCGCCGACGAGGGATCCAGCGCCAGATACGTCCGGTAATCGCTCAACGCGTCTTCAAGTTTATTCAGCGAAATCCGCGTATTCGCCCGATTCAGAACGGGAGCCGCATAAGAAGGATCCGCGGCGCAGGCAAGCGAATACAATTCGTCCGCCCGTGCGTAATCTTTGAGCGCGAACGCCGTATTGCCGGCGTTGAACGCGAGAATCCGTTTGTCCGTTCCCGAAGCGGCTAATCCTTTTTCAAAAGTTTCAAGCGACTCCGCATACCGGCCGGTCTGATAAAACGCGATTCCCAAATACATATAAACGGAAGGCGGCACGTCCGGCTCGGCAAGCGCAGCGGTAAAATACGGAATCGCTTCGGCAGGCCGGTTCGTTGAAAACAGCGCGTATCCCGAATCGAACGAAGCCGCGCACAGAACGGACGCGCAAAACGCAAGGACAAATCCTGCAAGCGGAAACTTTATCAGTTTCATCAAAACCTCCGTGATAAACGATAGCCATTTGACATATTCGCATAAAAAAGTTACTCTTTCAATAGAGTAAAGCTGGGCGTTCAAAACTCGGCCGTTTTGAGTGCCCTCCATATTATATGTATCGGAGTACCAATGGCAGCTGTTCAGATAATTATTATCGCGGTGTCGGCAGTCGGAGTAGGGTTTCTTGCGTATTTTGTAATCAAGTCAACGGTAGTTCCCAAACGGATCGAAGGGATCAACAAACTTATAAAGCAGGGAAAAACGTCATCCGCCGTAAAACTTGCTAAAAGTATCATCGCAAAGAATCCCCGCGATTACCACGCGCACTATTTTTTGGGAAAAGCGTATCAGGCTGACAACAAACCGGAACTGGCGCTCATGGAATTCAAAATCGTCAATCAGAACGCAATCTTTGACGAAGAATTGCCCGAAGTTGAATTCCGCAGGCAGATATCCCAACTGTACCTGAAATTCAATCAGCCCGAAGAAGCGCTCAAGGAATTTCTGCTGCTGACCAAGCTTGAGCCGCGCAATGCGGAAAACTTTTACAACGCCGGAAAACTGTTCGAGCAGCGCGGCCGTTCCGATCAGGCGCGCGGATTTTATCAGCAGGCGATCAATTTGAACAAACGGTTCGTCAAAGCGCACGCCGCGCTCGGTCTGATGCTCTATCGCGCAAAACTCTATACTGAAGCGAAGAAAGCATTCGACACGGCGCTCGGCATAAATTCAGACATGTTTTCCATTTATTATTACCTCGGTAAAATCCTGAAAGAAAACAAAGACTATCCGGGAGCCGTCAACGCGTTTGAAAAAGCGCTCCGCGATCCCGAATACAAACAACGCGCGCTGCTCGAACGAGGTTCGTGCTTTATGGCGGTCGACAATATAGACAAAGCGTTCGTGGAATTCGATCGCGCAGTGAAAGCGTCCAAAAACGATTCAAGCGCCGAAACACTGTATTCCCGGTATTTTCTGGCTGCGTGCTATGAAAAACTGCGTAAGATCGACGCGGCCATCACGCAGTGGGAAAAGATCTACGCCAAAAATCATAATTTTCTGGACACGGCCGCAAAATTGGCCGAATACAGCGATCTGCAAACGAACGATCATATGAAAGAATATCTGACCTGTTCGGCGGATATGTTTATCGAACTGTGCAAAAAAGCGGCCCTCGCCGGCTTCAATCTGACCGTTCAGAAAGCGGAACCTGCAAAATACGGCTGTAAAATGATTGCAACGGAAGCGAAAAACGACAACTGGATGAACGTGCGCCAGCAGCTGTACTACCTGCTGTTTTACCGCGAACCGGAACCCATTGAAGATTCCGCCGTACGCCAGATCGTCGAAGAAGCGAAAAAACAGAATTACACGAAAGCGATCATTTTCACCAGTTCGGGATTCACCCGCCCTGCGATGGTTTTTGCAGAAAACAGACCCGTCGAGCTGGTCGGAAAAGAAAAACTCGAAGCGATTCTCACGAAAGCCGGAGTCTGACATGAAAATCCTCTGCGTCTCGGACCAAATAGATCCTATCGTATACAGCAATTCCGCAAAGCAACGATTTTCGGATATAGACGCGGTTCTGTGCGCAGGTGATTTACCGATGGAATATATAGATTTTATCGTTTCCACGCTCAACGTTCCCACGTATTTCGTGTTCGGAAACCACAATCTGTCCGACTTTTACTTATATCATTCGGGTGACTGTGCGACGCAGAAAGGACATTCGGTCAGACTCGCCCCCGTGCGGGAATACGATATGAGCAGAAGTCACGGCGCCGTATACGCAGGCTTTAAAGTGCTTAAATACCACGAACCGGACCAAAAAAATCCGCTGCTGCTGGCCGGCGCGTCCGGTTCGATAAAATACAACAAAGGGCTGTGCCAGTATTCCGACCGCGCCATGAAACGGCAGCTGATACGAATGATTCCGCGGCTGTTGCTGAACAAGCTGCGGTACGGCAGATACCTCGACATCTTTCTGACACATTCCCCTCCCCGGCACATTCACGATAAAGAAGATCCGTGTCATAAAGGATTCGCCTGTTACCGTTGGTTTCTCAAAAAATTCAAACCGACGTACATGATCCACGGACATATTCATTTATACGATTTACAGGAACCGCGCGTTTCCGAATATGCCGGGACGACGATCATAAACGCATACAGTCATTATATCCTTGATTTTCCCTTGGAGATGGAATGAAAAACTATCAGCGAGTTCAAACGGAAGAAGATTTTTCAAAAGCCCGCAACAAAGCGCTGTTCAATGAAATTCAGCATTTTCTGAATCCGGAAGAAACGAATCTGCTGTCTCTCACGGATATAAAAAAAATGCTCAAACCGACCGGTGAAGTCTATCAGGGTATGCAGACCGTTCCGGTCAGCCTTATCGTCGGCAGCGAAGGCCGGTACAACGACTTCGACAATCATTTTTTTCCGAAAAGCCTGCATCTGAAAAACCGCTGGGCGAATATCGATCTGGCGCATCTGCAGGACGTCATTCTGCCCCCGATCACCTTATACGAACTGGGCGGCGTGTACTTCGTGCGGGACGGCAACCACCGCGTATCCGTTGCCAAAACGCGCGGCATTGAAAACATCGACGCGGAAGTCGTCAGCCTGCAAAGTGAAATCAAACTGAAACCCGGCGCCACGCAGAAACAGATGATCAAGCAGGTTATCCAGTATGAAAAACGGGTGTTTTATGCGGAAACGAACTTCGGCGACATTACCGACTGCTGGAATCTCGATTTTTCGGCAACCGGACAGTACGACGTCATCTATCACCACATACTGATCCATAAATACTATATCAACCAGAACAAAACGGAAGAAATATCCATGACCGACGCCATTCAGTCCTGGTACGAAACGGTGTATCTGCCCGTCATTTCCATCGTAAAAAAACGGCATATCCTGCGCAAATTCAGACACCGGACGCCGAGCGACATGTACGTGTGGATCATAAAATATTGGGACGAACTGAAAAAAAAGTTCGGAAACGATTTCAGTCTCGATCAAGCAGCCGAAGATTTTACCAAAAAATTCGGTACCGGATTTTTCAGAAATATGATATCCCGGTTAAAAAAAACGCGAAACTCCTAGAAATCCTTGACGGTAAAACTTTTCGATGTTAGAATGGTAAAATAGATTAGTTTCGGGAGTAACCTGTGTTCATAACCAGTGACAGTTTCGCATACGTTCCGCTTTTACTTACGGCCGTTTTTTCCTTTTTGCTTGCAGTTTTCTTCTCGATCACGAAGCGCAGGGGAAACGGATCCGTCGGCGTTTTTCATATCGCATCGGCCGTAATTTTATGCGCCGGTTCGATATACGCGATACTCAATCCCGGACTTACCGTGTTCGCCGCCGCCGCGGCGCTCTCGGCGGGCCTGCTCGTTCCGGCGGTGCTGCCGCTGCTGAACGGAAAGCGCGAAGCGCCGGAACCGGCTGAAGAACCGGAATGCGAAATCTCCGACGGCGATGCGGAAGAAGATCAGAGCGACGGCGAAGATACCGTTCCGGCCGATCTGATCGAAGTCTGCCGTGATTTCATGATCCACGCCGCGGACGCGTTTTCGGAGGAATCGGGACTTAACGGACTGCTTGATTATATCAATACGACGCTCATCCGTGAAGTAAAAGCCGACGGGGGTGCGATCCTGCTGATAGACGATTTTGACGACGTGCTCGCCGTCAAGACGTTTCAGGGTAATTTTCCGCCGCCGTACAAACTGTCGGACGACATTCCGCACAAAATCGTCCGCGTCGAAACGAATTTCCGCTTCGCGCAGTTTCCGCTCAGTGAAACGATATTCGGCGAAGTCGCCCGCAGCGGAAAAGCGGAACTGATCACCGAACCGCTCGCCGACGACAGAATTTATCAGAATGAACCGGAAGATTTCCTCAAATGCGGCAGCTATATTTTCGTACCGCTGAAAATACGCGATACGGTCATCGGCGTGGCGGCGCTTGCACGCAAATACGCGGTGGAACCGTTTACCGAACGGGATTTTACCGCGGCGGCGATACTCACCGATTTTGCGAGTACTGCGGTCAAAAACGTCTATTCGTTTCAGGAAATCGTCGAACACTCGGAACTCACCAAAGAATCGGACATAGCCTGCCGCCTGCAGAACACGTTGCACCCGAAACTGCTGCCCGCCATTCCCGGCCTGGCGCTCGGTTGCTATTATAATACGGCGGAAGGCGTCTGCGGCGACTATTACGACATCGTTCCCGCACGGAAAGACCGAATCTCGTTCATTTTGACGGACGTCGCGGGTAAGGGAATGAATTCGCTCATCGTCATGGTCATGATCCGCGCCATGCTGCGGCTCATCGTGAATACGGCGCAGAGTGCGGGAACCATTCTCGGCTGGGCGAATCGCGGCATTGCCGGTGAAAGCAACATCGATCATTTTGCGAGTCTGGCGCTCATCAATTACGACAGTACGGTTCAAAAAATACAGCTGGCAACCGCGGGAACTACCCCGGTGCTGCTGTACAGCGCTGAAACGGATTCCATTAAACAGATATCGGCCGTAAGCGAACCGATCGGAGTTGAGAAAACGACCGTTTATGACGATAAAGAATATAGTGTACATTCTGGAGATATTGTTGTAACATATACTGACGGGCTGGTTGAAACGCCCGATGCAAGGGGTATACAGTATTCAAAAGAAAAATTAATGGCATTGATTGCTAAAAATCATCAGTTGTCAGGGAAAGAAATTGCCGATATAGTAAAGGCAGATGTTAAAAAATTCAGCGGGGCTGGACACCAGCACGATGATCAAACCTTACTGGTCATTAAAATTCAGTAGGAAAGGGAGCTACTATGGAACTTAAAATACGGAAAAACGGTGAGATTTATATCGTTGACGTAAACGGTGAAATGGATTTGTACAATTCGTACAAGTTGAAAGAACTCGTTATGAAAATGTTGGAGAAAAACGTCAAAAGCTTTGTAATTAATCTGGAACAAGTCGATTATATCGACTCGTCCGGAATCGGCGCGCTCATATTCATCTGCTCGACAATCAAGAAGATGAATTTGAAGCTGGCGATTTCC
This sequence is a window from Treponema brennaborense DSM 12168. Protein-coding genes within it:
- the mutL gene encoding DNA mismatch repair endonuclease MutL, producing the protein MTGERKPVRTLPPEVARKIAAGEVIDRPNAIVRELLDNAVDSGADSIVTEITGGGIDCIRVADNGSGMTKEDLENCARPHATSKITSETDLMNLSTLGFRGEALSSIAAVSRLRITSACEGSAWRLEASVVRDHLITPADLPRGTVVQSEALFENFPARRMFLKRPAAEALMCRQTFVEKALPRTDISFHFVQDGKRKLDLPKGQTLAERFTAALDLPESPALFYELHGSAALSAAGDAPNAADNSALPSDSVPNREDDAPSRTDGRRCDWKFTIIIGEPAVSRQDKKLLFIYVNGRRINEYSLMQAIEYGAQGYFPNGTHPAAALFLEMDPALVDFNIHPAKREARFKDIAPVHRAVSATVRDFFRSHTVAHLAAQTASYCRIQPELEARPETVPADGSVKNFSAASAAAENAAPAADFAPQYGAHSGDAAPSGASDNRRRFFRDSFGELEVRQSEPAYALPGDGSAATYGTASHEPSCELPHDGTVHGAAAGFGHDTAAAGVRYIGTALGVFLAAEKDGNLYLIDQHAAHERILYNAFIAQAGRKQALLVPYVVETADAREDEYLHSIGEQLDRAGFEAADCGGGRWEFSAVPIQWKGTERDLAADLLAERIAPAELIASLAATSSCRAAVKDGDVLDADSAQRLAEQALALSDPHCPHGRPLWKKISREELFAAVKRT
- a CDS encoding tetratricopeptide repeat protein → MKLIKFPLAGFVLAFCASVLCAASFDSGYALFSTNRPAEAIPYFTAALAEPDVPPSVYMYLGIAFYQTGRYAESLETFEKGLAASGTDKRILAFNAGNTAFALKDYARADELYSLACAADPSYAAPVLNRANTRISLNKLEDALSDYRTYLALDPSSAQREPVERMIAAIEGELALKAQEAERLAQEAERLKAEEARLAKEAERIAAEKAEAQRLEAERAAAEKAAREAQLAAEQAAEAERRRKLLEEVAASLQDTETTNMNAGTEGVIDYEYESELD
- a CDS encoding tetratricopeptide repeat protein, whose product is MAAVQIIIIAVSAVGVGFLAYFVIKSTVVPKRIEGINKLIKQGKTSSAVKLAKSIIAKNPRDYHAHYFLGKAYQADNKPELALMEFKIVNQNAIFDEELPEVEFRRQISQLYLKFNQPEEALKEFLLLTKLEPRNAENFYNAGKLFEQRGRSDQARGFYQQAINLNKRFVKAHAALGLMLYRAKLYTEAKKAFDTALGINSDMFSIYYYLGKILKENKDYPGAVNAFEKALRDPEYKQRALLERGSCFMAVDNIDKAFVEFDRAVKASKNDSSAETLYSRYFLAACYEKLRKIDAAITQWEKIYAKNHNFLDTAAKLAEYSDLQTNDHMKEYLTCSADMFIELCKKAALAGFNLTVQKAEPAKYGCKMIATEAKNDNWMNVRQQLYYLLFYREPEPIEDSAVRQIVEEAKKQNYTKAIIFTSSGFTRPAMVFAENRPVELVGKEKLEAILTKAGV
- a CDS encoding metallophosphoesterase — encoded protein: MKILCVSDQIDPIVYSNSAKQRFSDIDAVLCAGDLPMEYIDFIVSTLNVPTYFVFGNHNLSDFYLYHSGDCATQKGHSVRLAPVREYDMSRSHGAVYAGFKVLKYHEPDQKNPLLLAGASGSIKYNKGLCQYSDRAMKRQLIRMIPRLLLNKLRYGRYLDIFLTHSPPRHIHDKEDPCHKGFACYRWFLKKFKPTYMIHGHIHLYDLQEPRVSEYAGTTIINAYSHYILDFPLEME
- a CDS encoding PP2C family protein-serine/threonine phosphatase; amino-acid sequence: MFITSDSFAYVPLLLTAVFSFLLAVFFSITKRRGNGSVGVFHIASAVILCAGSIYAILNPGLTVFAAAAALSAGLLVPAVLPLLNGKREAPEPAEEPECEISDGDAEEDQSDGEDTVPADLIEVCRDFMIHAADAFSEESGLNGLLDYINTTLIREVKADGGAILLIDDFDDVLAVKTFQGNFPPPYKLSDDIPHKIVRVETNFRFAQFPLSETIFGEVARSGKAELITEPLADDRIYQNEPEDFLKCGSYIFVPLKIRDTVIGVAALARKYAVEPFTERDFTAAAILTDFASTAVKNVYSFQEIVEHSELTKESDIACRLQNTLHPKLLPAIPGLALGCYYNTAEGVCGDYYDIVPARKDRISFILTDVAGKGMNSLIVMVMIRAMLRLIVNTAQSAGTILGWANRGIAGESNIDHFASLALINYDSTVQKIQLATAGTTPVLLYSAETDSIKQISAVSEPIGVEKTTVYDDKEYSVHSGDIVVTYTDGLVETPDARGIQYSKEKLMALIAKNHQLSGKEIADIVKADVKKFSGAGHQHDDQTLLVIKIQ
- a CDS encoding anti-sigma factor antagonist (This anti-anti-sigma factor, or anti-sigma factor antagonist, belongs to a family that includes characterized members SpoIIAA, RsbV, RsfA, and RsfB.), with product MELKIRKNGEIYIVDVNGEMDLYNSYKLKELVMKMLEKNVKSFVINLEQVDYIDSSGIGALIFICSTIKKMNLKLAISNIHGSVKKVIELTKLMGYFPIANSVEEALLMLND
- a CDS encoding transcriptional regulator; the protein is MKNYQRVQTEEDFSKARNKALFNEIQHFLNPEETNLLSLTDIKKMLKPTGEVYQGMQTVPVSLIVGSEGRYNDFDNHFFPKSLHLKNRWANIDLAHLQDVILPPITLYELGGVYFVRDGNHRVSVAKTRGIENIDAEVVSLQSEIKLKPGATQKQMIKQVIQYEKRVFYAETNFGDITDCWNLDFSATGQYDVIYHHILIHKYYINQNKTEEISMTDAIQSWYETVYLPVISIVKKRHILRKFRHRTPSDMYVWIIKYWDELKKKFGNDFSLDQAAEDFTKKFGTGFFRNMISRLKKTRNS
- a CDS encoding tetratricopeptide repeat protein; protein product: MSTNRNLTERNDGTDTAVSAADSDAAEVKNAKKKRKLAAVIAGIAAVLIVGAGGVGIYTLVSANRGGGRGTSVQDSQSEAALERENTLALAKRYIERGEYDRAMNLLDSLLIKDAQDREALDIIDEVIALKAGASLQDFERYKQDLTINTDGLKEAMQSTLDAAAQSAAAMNELVKQQAEQAAAQREAERKAEEQKQAQLAQETAQRKAEEAKRQAEEKALAEKNAALKAQMGKVEDAVSLGKARLSIGEYDAALDYFNQAKDLLPSGQKLFAADNLSGIAEALSSASESVTDAALQKSLMKSAADFAQDALAYNAKDAPSHYILGKQASSAKDWNKALSEYTQAVQSDASNYLYYYDLGKVQYTLKKYSEARASFESAARSKPDFPQAQYNLGMTLKALGRRDDAIAAFRKAAAINPLYDKAYLEMARLLTQKNDTNGAVVAYREVLKLDAANGNALRELAAVYASAGNDKEAESYFKKALALSPEDALTNYNVSTVLFNQGKTAEAVSYAKKAYAGNGKNVSIVYNYALTLEASGDVTGAIPVYREALALDPKHVRSLINLGVIFLDSGDTETALSLLQSAAALEPSNFEANNNLANAYLAQKKYTDAVTYFQKALKLDSKNNTVRANLAAAYASAEDYTNAQTVYLEVVKADNKNWDACFDLAKVYTALHDTAGAEKWLVYLQEKNPTYRTAEVAALLASLK